In the genome of Bacillus thuringiensis, the window AGTATCAAAGTTTGTTGCTTCTTCAATGTGCTTACCGATGTCAATTGCACTTCCAACACCTTCAGCTACAATGATAATACTGTGTTTTTTACCACGTTCGCTACCACGTTTTAGACGAGCGATTACATCATCCATGTCATACTCTTCTTCTGGAATTAAAATCGTTTCTGCACCATCAGCTAAACCAGCCCATAATGCGATATCTCCAGCATGACGTCCCATTACTTCAATAACATATGTACGTTCATGAGATGTAGCTGTGTCACGGATTTTATCAATTGCATCAATAACAGTATTTAGAGCTGTATCGAAACCAATTGTGAAGTCTGTTCCAGGAATATCATTGTCGATTGTACCTGGTACACCAACACATGGGAATCCTTGTTCAGTTAATTTTTTAGCACCTTGGTAAGAGCCATCTCCACCAATAACAACAAGTCCTTCGATACCATGTTTCTTCAATTGCTCGATACCTTTTAGTCGTACTTCTGGGTCTTTAAACTCAGGACATCTTGCTGTATATAATTTCGTACCACCGCGGTGGATAATATCGCCAACAGAACCAAGTTCTAATTTTTCAATGTGACCAGAAATTAATCCAGCGTATCCATGGTAAATACCATATACTTCAATATCATGGAAAATCGCTTTACGAACAACTGCACGAATGGCAGCATTCATACCAGGTGAATCTCCACCACTTGTTAATACACCAATACGTTTCATTTGTACTCACCTCATAAAGATTATTTGCCTTATAATAAAATAACACGAAAAAATATAAAAACACAATGGAGAAGATGTGTCTTTTCATAATAAAAACGTGCATTCGCGAAGAGGAACGCACGCTTTTCTTATTTTATCCCAATGGAAGCGTTTGAAAACGAAACTTGCCCAATTTTCATATATTTTTCATAACGTTTTTCGATTAATTCATCTTTCGAAATTCCGTTTAATTGTTCAAAAGTTTTTCTAATCATTAAGTCTATATTTTCTGACTGTTTCAAAAGATTACGGTGAGCTCCACCTTTTGCCTCTGGAATAATTTCATCAATTACACCTAATTCTTTCAAATCTGCTGCTGTAATTTTCATTGCTTCTGCAGCTTCCTTCGCTTTTCCTGCATCTTTCCAAAGAATTGCCGCTGCACCCTCTGGTGTAATAACAGAATAAGTGGAATTTTCTAGCATATGAATGTAATCTCCTACTCCAAGACCTAGCGCACCACCACTACCGCCTTCACCGATAACGATACAAATAACTGGTACCGTTAAACCTGCCATCTCAAATAGATTGCGGGCAATAGCTTCACTTTGTCCACGTTCTTCAGCTGCTTTACCAGGATAAGCTCCCTTCGTATCGATGAAACAGATAATAGGACGATTAAACTTTTCCGCTTGTTTCATGAGACGCAGTGCTTTTCGATATCCTTCCGGATGAGGCATTCCAAAGTTACGGCGAATATTTTCTTTCGTATCTTTTCCGCGCTGATGCCCAATTACAGTTACAGGCATCCCTTTATATTTCGCAATGCCGCCGACAATCGCTGCATCATCGCCAAATAGACGATCTCCATGACATTCGAAAAAATCAGTAAATAAGTGCTCAATATAATCGAGCGTTGTCGGTCGTTCTGCATGACGAGCAATTTGAACACGGTCCCATACTTTTAGATTGCCGTATATATCTTCCTCTAAATTTTCTAGCTTTTCTTCCAAAATACGAATCTCCTCACTGAAGTCCATCTGGCTGTTTTTCGTATAGTCTTTCAGTTCACGAATCTTATTTCTTAGCTCAACAACTGGTTTTTCAAATTCTAGCTCTGCCATACAGCCATTTCCCCTCCTTGATGAACTTCTAAAATCTTGCGAAGCGATTCTCTCATATCATCACGATGCACCACCGCATCTAATTGACCATGATCTAGTAAGAATTCTGCCGTTTGAAAATCTTCCGGTAGTTTCTCACGCACCGTTTGTTCAATTACACGTCTACCAGCAAATCCGATAAGTGCACCTGGTTCTGCAAGATTATAATCACCAAGTGAAGCGAAACTCGCTGAAACCCCGCCCGTCGTTGGGTGAGTCATAACAGAAATAAATAATCCTCCTGCATTACTATG includes:
- the accA gene encoding acetyl-CoA carboxylase carboxyl transferase subunit alpha, with product MAELEFEKPVVELRNKIRELKDYTKNSQMDFSEEIRILEEKLENLEEDIYGNLKVWDRVQIARHAERPTTLDYIEHLFTDFFECHGDRLFGDDAAIVGGIAKYKGMPVTVIGHQRGKDTKENIRRNFGMPHPEGYRKALRLMKQAEKFNRPIICFIDTKGAYPGKAAEERGQSEAIARNLFEMAGLTVPVICIVIGEGGSGGALGLGVGDYIHMLENSTYSVITPEGAAAILWKDAGKAKEAAEAMKITAADLKELGVIDEIIPEAKGGAHRNLLKQSENIDLMIRKTFEQLNGISKDELIEKRYEKYMKIGQVSFSNASIGIK
- the pfkA gene encoding 6-phosphofructokinase: MKRIGVLTSGGDSPGMNAAIRAVVRKAIFHDIEVYGIYHGYAGLISGHIEKLELGSVGDIIHRGGTKLYTARCPEFKDPEVRLKGIEQLKKHGIEGLVVIGGDGSYQGAKKLTEQGFPCVGVPGTIDNDIPGTDFTIGFDTALNTVIDAIDKIRDTATSHERTYVIEVMGRHAGDIALWAGLADGAETILIPEEEYDMDDVIARLKRGSERGKKHSIIIVAEGVGSAIDIGKHIEEATNFDTRVTVLGHVQRGGSPSAQDRVLASRLGARAVELLIAGKGGRCVGIQDNKLVDHDIIEALAQKHTIDKDMYQLSKELSI